CTCTAAAACTTATATCATCAACCAAATATTATATTCAGCACAGAGACTTACAGAACTTTGAGTGACTTTATTTGGTAGTCTGGAATAGCTCCTGTCAAATTGTTGTGTGATAAATCCCTACATATGTTATCTGCTTAGGTCACAAGGATGTCAAAATAATAACATTTAGCCCATTGATATTTTGTGGTAGGCACCACTTACAAGTTTTCCAGTGATACCATGTTCATGAATGATATGACTAATCCACCTTTCAGTCCACTGGTAGACAGATTTCTGCAAAACAACTCTAATATAGGTCTATTAATTTAGTGATAGCATTCAGCTAACTTGTTTTTTAAAGATTATTAAAGTATCATTCTGTGGTTCAGGTTTAAACTAAATTACATATGTTTTCAAGATTTCAACTAAATTAACTATGTTTTCTAGATATTAGCCAGTAAGATATGTGACTGAGTGTCTCTTACTAATGTAATGTGCTTCAAAGGTTAAAAATATTGAATTGTGATGTTTAGGTTCCAAAATGTAAATATGGTACAGTCCTGGTTATGTTCTTACACTGCGACAATCCTTGGATTCTGGTTGCTCTTAGAGTAGTCGCAAGTCAAACCTTCCCAGGAATACTCTCTTGGGGAGCATGGATCTCCGTTCCAGTTTATTCGTGCCAAATTGTAGTGTTTCGTGACTTCCTTAATGTAGTTGACTACAACACCCAAAAGACAATGGAAACAAATATGAACAGAATAAAGAAAGCTGTATATGCTGGCTATGGGCGCTCATATATATGTATTAAAAAGATTATAAACATTAACCTAACTAGTTGCAAGTTATTTCATATCCAAGTTTTATCTATTTAACAGAAGTGAATAAACTGCATGATGACCATGTGAATCTGCCACATATACGCGTATAATGCACATGCAGTGTATACATTGAACTCACCATCGTCGGAGTCAGTGGTGAGGTTATCCATCCGAACGAGCGAGTACAGCTCAAACGCGTTGATGAGCGGAGGGAGCCTCGACCTGCGTGTCTTGCTCAGGCGGAAGGTCGCGGTAGGGTTGTGCAAGAACCGCCCGTTCTGGTGCATGCTGTCCGCCTGGAATCGTGACGGCGAGAAGTCTGCGAATAGCAATTCGTCGTTGCTGTAGATGTCAAACCTCCTGCTGGGGTTGCTGCTGTTGATCTCGGCAAAATGGAAGATGGGAAGAAGCTGCAGGTTCTTGGCATCTAGGTTGGGACCCACTCCCACGCTGATCTCGAGGAAAGAGTAGTTTGTGTCTAGTGTTGTGGCCCCCTGGAGGATACCCTCTGGTACCTGGAAGGTGTTGTCACCGGGTAGCCTCCTCACTCGACTGCTAGTGTTCAGGGGGATCCAAGGGTAGGTGAAAGGCCAGCCCTCCCAGAACCGGTCGtacgggtccaatgaaaatcttaaTCAGACACAAAGAGAAAGGAAAAACAGGTAAATAGCTAGCCCAATAAACTACCTTTTGGTTTGTACAGTACTTAAAAGACAATAGCTATTACAACTAGCAAGCCCAACTTCTTGTCACCTTGAGATTGCATTAATTTGTGTTAGGAGCAATTTCAGGTAACAGGAAACGGATTAAGGAGCAATCACTTTAATCGTGCCGAGCTAGCCAGCCGAATTTAAAACCATCGCCAGGCATTATTAAGATCAGATCCAAAATTACTAGGGATGTTAGCCCTGTCTCACCTTGTGATAAAGTCTGTTGCGGCACCAAATCTGATCCTTCTAAAGTAGCTGATTGACACTGAAGTATTCACAAAAGGGTACATCAAATCTTGAAGCGGCCTCAACTCCAGAGCAGACACAAACGGTGTCCCTGAACCGAAGTTTATCAGACAAACTGACACCGAGTTGGCTGGAGCAACGGTGATTATCTCCTTCCATATTGTGCTTGATGGATCCCAATTTGTCATGTTCACAGCCTCCCAGAAATTGACGCCGATATGAAGCCCAAACAGAAACAGCGAGCCGTCCCGAGTTTTGTTCAACCCATCGTAGTTGCCGTAAGTAAATGTGGCCCTCAGCATATACTTCGTACCGGTGGTGGATGGCAGCGTATAGCAATTCCGCGAGCCATTAGGGAAGCTCCTCAGGGTTTTCTGTTGCTCATCTGAACCAGCTATAAACTCTGCTGATATTTTGTTGCTCAAGCCACCTTCAACAAATCGACTGTCAGGGTCGAACTGTATTCCTGTGATGCTGTCATTGTAGGCGCTAGTGTTTGTGAATCCACAATCAATGCTTATAAACCCTGCACAACGGCAATATGTATCAATCTCATGTGTTTCAGGAACCTAAGATGTATGCAAAGATCATGACTTGTGCGGCTATGCAGGTGTTCAGGATAATCTCCGAAGATTTCAGTAAAGTGCAGATGGAGCAGGGCTTAAAGGGGTGCAGGATCAAGAAGGGAAAAAGATAGGAGGGCATGGCTTGTATATATTACCAGGAGGAGACTGGCAGTGGACTTGAATCGTCGTCGTAACCAGGATGAGCAGCAGCGCCAAGATCCATGCCAGTTTTGTACTTGCCGAGCAATGGCTGATTGCCATGGTTCTATCCGGTTTGTGCAATTTTTGGAAGCAAGAAACTGCAAATGGCTTGTGAATTTATACAGCAGAGAAGACAACAAACACGGTCTAGTCTCTCGATCCCTTTTTTTATGATTTATTTGGTGTTTTCAGTGTTTGGATTGACTTGGCCTTAGCTATGGATTAACAATATGTTTTTCTCATCGGGAGGTAAACCTTGTGGTGATAGAAATTGATGCAACTTGCATTCATCTAAAGAAAAGAAAATCCAACTTGGCATGGAGGATAGGCCGCACGCCAAATGTCACGGTGCTCTGCAGTCTTCCGTATGCGGCCAACGAACCGCTCGTCAGCCTGATAGCCAAGTCCCAACTCGGGCACAATTGTTTGTGTGGGCGGGCGAATCGGGCCTGCATGTCGCCCATATCTAAAGCCACGGACGTTGATGGTTCTCTGAACCAGTCTGGCATGCCAAATAAAACAAGTATTACGACCTGCAGTCGCCAGATAAAAGAAAGGAGCAAGTTGCAGCGAGCCCGACCGATTCGCTGGGGTGATATAAGAACGACCGGGTGTGAGCTTGGAGGACGCATGTCCGCCGGCCGGTCGGTCTCAAATGTCAATAGGATTCTTATTATTTTTATTACCATGATGAATATCAAGCTTCATCAGCAGCACGTACGTGGAGGATGGCACTTGGTCGCGCGTCGAATTGTCACAAACAAAGGGCAGGGCAGGTAGAGTTCATCAGCGAGCGGCGACTGTATGTATATTCGGGATTCGAACTTGGTTTCAATCTAGTTCCTGTCCCGCTTACGTCGAGAACCGCGTCAATCAGCTCTGCGCCtcagcgaagcgagcaagttatCGACAAGCACAAGCCGTCCCGGCGGGCTGCAACGCCGTCATTTTGGTCACCGCGAAATGACGGCGCACGGGCACGGGGCCAAAATGCACAGCTGCGCTTCGCATGCGTTTCCTACAGCGGTAGACCGCGCTCCCGGGGATCGGGGGACCAGATTGCACAACGTTTTCGTTTTGAGGGACCAGATTGCATTACACGGAGCAGGCAAGGCCCTCCCCTCTGCCGTCGCCGTCGGGGGTGGCGGCCGTGGGTTCACGCGCGCCGCGGGGTTGCCCCGCCCCCCTTCTCTCCCACAAGGCCACCGCCACAACATCTCGGGTCTCCGCCTGGAGGCGCAGCAGTAAGCGGCCGAATAGAGGAGCCGCCTGCGGGCGACCGGCGACGAGGTTAGGTATGTCATCGGTTGCATTTTTCCCCTGCATTAGCATCAGCCTCTTCGTACCTCAGGTGCTAACTCGCTCATTCTAAAGTCGTAGTGGCTCCAACTCGAGAAATGCTCAGAGGATTTGGTAGTAGGAGCACGAATTTTAATCTAATCCAGCAGCATTGCAAGAGGGAATGAGGGATTGTGGGTAATGGAACTGCGGAGTTCTTAAGCAGACCACTTATTTTGGATTTGGTCTGGAATGAGGGATTCGGGGTAATGTGCGAGTGCCAATTAACAGATCACCGAGTTCTCACATGGAAGTAGAAGCTCCCTGTTTGAAAATCACTTGAACAAAAATACCAAAGTTCGCACAATTTTTTTTATACCCCTCATCCAAATAACAAGCAAGATCGCAAAATGGAAACAAAATGACTGGATTTCTGTTTATCTACAACCAATCATCACAAGTTGAGCAAACTACCAAACTTTATCTAAGCAGACGCAACAATAACTCGGTGGCCATTTTCCTTTCACCGTCCAGATAAGGGGATCAGTTGTGTCATCCGACTGGTATAGCCAGACTGGAAGGAGCTGGAGCTCTCCTCGTTGACCTCTCCAGAAATCAACAGCTGGAACTGCTTTCGCATTTCATCATTCATGGACTTCGTGGAGGACGGGGAAGCATACTGTTTCTGGCTTGGAGTCGTTGGCAACAACACTTTTAGCCTTGACACAACCTCGGTCATGCTCGGCCTGTCGATGGCTGCACTCTCCACGCAGTTCATGGCAAGGTCCACCACGCTCTGCAGGGAATTGGCGTCGTACTGATCCAACAGCCTCTTGTCCACGATATCTTGAATACTGCCTTTTGCAATCTTTTGGCGTACCCAGTTTGGTAGGTGGTAGGTGTGAGGGTCCATCAATACCGGGGGCTTGCCAGTGATGATCTCCAAGAGCACGATGCCGAAGCTGTAAACGTCTGTCTTGATGGTGAGCTGGAAAGTTGCATGGTACTCAGGGTCGAGGTAGCCGAGAGTGCCAGCAGCAACTGTAGATATATGTGTGTGCGCATCATTGAAAGCCCGCGAAAGCCCAAAATCAGCTATTATCCCCACCAGGTTCTTGTCCAGAAGGATGTTGGCTGTCTTGACATCTCTGTGAACTATTGATGGGGTGCATGACTCATGTAGATATTCCAGTCCTGTAGTTTAATTTGTCAACAGATGCATACATACATACATCACCTAAAAGAAAGCATGTAAATGAAATGCGAACCTTGTGCCGAATCAAGTGCAATATGAAGTCGCTGTTCCCAAGTCAAATTGTAGTCATCTCCTGCATCAAGACGTACCAAAGTTAATGCAAGTGCCACAAGATACATGCATGGTAGCATACATGCTAGCTTTATAATTTTTGCACATTTAACTTCAGATTGATGTTTAAACCACAATGATCAAGCATGTTATCAATTGGTCTATTATGGTCTAAACCCGGCATAAATAGGCACTTGATCTTTGAGAGGTCACTGCTTTTGGTTCTCTTTAATAAATATTATGGTCCATTGAAGTATTCTTTGAATATGTACCTCTGTCGTTGCTTTGTTTCTTACTGATTTTAAATATCTAACTATCGAGTCATAATTATGACTGAGTAGAGGTATGTAACTGTGGTGCCCCAATTTGTTAGCCAAGTATCTATGACTATACCATGCTTATGAATTTGGCAATGGACAATACTAAGAAAAATTTCCAAAAAGGAAAAGCTCCAAGAAGAACTAGGTCCACCAACTCAAGTGTAttgattagcagcagcaataacAGTCTATGCAATCAACTAAACCTTTGACAAGGAAATCAGGTTTATTAAAAAAAACTCGTTTTTTTTATTATGCTAGGTCCTGCCAATTTTTATATTATGCTACAACGCACAATATAAAGTTTGGCGGGTAGGTAGTTTCCAAGTGGTTAATGAAAGCTATTGGCATGTCGGTCCCTGTGTAGTTATTGATTTTGAATGAAGTAAAACATTACCTAAGTAAACTATGTTTGATAGAAAATTTCAAATAGTGGAGGGAAAACCTTCTCTTAAAAGCTGTTGAAGATTTCCTCTGGGCATGAAGTCATAAACGAGGGCTAGGCACTTCGTGTTCTGGCAATATCCTTGTAGAGTCACGAGATTCTTGTGATGAACTTTGGACAAGGTTTGCACCTGCAGCAACAGATATAGTTACCAATCATCCTAGAGCTGAAGACAATTGCATCATTTCATTGGATATGGACTCTGAAAAGGGTTGATATCTTGCACACTTATAGTTTACTTTCTATTGAAGAAATTATTGATTTGACCTAGTTGGTTTTGTGGTATACCTCAGGGAGGAAATCTGTTGACTCCGCTATTGATGTCTCCATAAGCACCTTAACAGCTACTTCATCACCATTTTCCATTGTGCCATGGTAAACAGTACCAAAACCTCCTTTTCCAACGATTTGTTTGAAGTCGTTTGTTATGTGTTTCAGGTCTGCGTACGTGAACCGTCTGATATCAATATGTAGGGGTGTTTCCTCTTCATACATAGCATAATCCTCATTGTCTCCTGACTTCCCTGCAGAATCATAAAGTAGTGTGTTACATGAAAGTTTTGGGTGAAGCTGCTGTTTAATGTCTACCACCTATTCCATTGATGAAAGAGAGTTTAAGAGCGGAAAATTTTATTTTACCTTTCCAGCACAGTTTCCAGAGTATGCACATCACTACTAGGAGGGATACCAGTACTACAGGAACTATCACTGCGATGAGCATGGTAGATTTGGTGTTCTTCTTATTTGAACAGTACGTATCTTTGACTTTTGAGCATACGGGATTGCCTTCTAACCTAGTGGCACCATTACACAACATATAGGAAAAAATGAATTAGTACGATGTTAGCTACAACAGCTCTACAAAATTATGATTAGAAGATGCCTCCATGTTCTAACACGACTAACATGGTAGACATGTACGCACTCTGAACGAATAAACTTCATGGTTTCTCATATATGCACTCTAAAAGAATAAACTTCATGGTTTGTAAATCATGTGCAGTTACTAAGGTCCTTATCTATTTCTCATCTTGAGTGCCCATAGACAATAAAGCTTTTATAGTTACTAGATGCTAGTACATGTAACTGAGGGCATGCTTGAATCAATGTAATGCTCTGCAAACGTGTTGCTTCACACACTTCTTGTGGCACCTGAATTGGCCATCACAACTTCGTCAAATTCGATAACTGTTCACATGTACCACAAGTGGTGCTGCTGCGGCATTTATTTTTTTTTGGGAAAGGAGGattacccccggcctctgcatcaagcGATGCACACAGCCATGGTGCTGCTGCAGCATGACGTTAGAAAAGTGTGGCACGACACAAAATATAACACCAACTAAACTGTGGCCATATAAAGTCAAACTTGTGTAACTCTTGTTTCGTGAAGTGTGGCGTATTTACATTGTATTTTCAAAGGCTGTTGCTAAACCTTGATTCTTCTATGAAGCTCAACCCTGTTCCTTTTGAGTGTAGTTGTTTAATTTGATCTATTTTTTCTGTAGTCAGAAATTGCGAAACATTCAGTTAAAAGAAAAGGAATTGTGCAACAGAGCTTGCAAACCTTAAGTCAAGCAGACCGGCCTGAGATCTTTGAAGAATAGAATTAGGGATTGGTCCATCGAGCTGGTTATATGACAAATCGCTGTAAAATGAAGTTAAAATTATTCTCTAAATTTTATATCATCAACCAAATATTATATTAAGGAGAGACTTACAGAACTTTAAGTGACTTTATTTGGTAGTCTGGAATAGCTCCTGTCAAATTGTTGTGTGATAAATCCCTACATATGTTTTGTGCTTAGGGTCATAAAAAATGTCACAAATAATCCCATTTAGCCCATTAATATTTAGTGGTAGGCACCACTTACAAGTTCTCCAGTGATGCCATGTTCATGAATGATATGACTAATCCACCTTTCAGTCCACTAGTAGACAGATCTCTGCAAAACAACTCATTTTAGTACAAGTCTATTAACTTAGCCGTAGTATTGAGCTAACATGTTTCTTTAAGATTATTTAAGTATCTTTCTGTGGTTCTTT
The Aegilops tauschii subsp. strangulata cultivar AL8/78 chromosome 3, Aet v6.0, whole genome shotgun sequence genome window above contains:
- the LOC109731562 gene encoding probable LRR receptor-like serine/threonine-protein kinase At1g51810, yielding MAISHCSASTKLAWILALLLILVTTTIQVHCQSPPGFISIDCGFTNTSAYNDSITGIQFDPDSRFVEGGLSNKISAEFIAGSDEQQKTLRSFPNGSRNCYTLPSTTGTKYMLRATFTYGNYDGLNKTRDGSLFLFGLHIGVNFWEAVNMTNWDPSSTIWKEIITVAPANSVSVCLINFGSGTPFVSALELRPLQDLMYPFVNTSVSISYFRRIRFGAATDFITRFSLDPYDRFWEGWPFTYPWIPLNTSSRVRRLPGDNTFQVPEGILQGATTLDTNYSFLEISVGVGPNLDAKNLQLLPIFHFAEINSSNPSRRFDIYSNDELLFADFSPSRFQADSMHQNGRFLHNPTATFRLSKTRRSRLPPLINAFELYSLVRMDNLTTDSDDVNYIKEVTKHYNLARINWNGDPCSPREYSWEGLTCDYSKSNQNPRIVAVNLSTSGLKGGLVISFMNMVSLENLDLSHNNLTGAIPDYQIKSLKVLDLSYNQLDGPIPDSILQRSQAGLLDLRLEGNPICSKVKDTYCSNKKKKTSTVLIAVIVPVVLVSLLVVMGILWKLYWKGKSGDDEDYAMYEEETPLHIDIRRFTYAELKLITNNFQSIIGKGGFGIVYHGTLENGDEVAVKVLMETSIAESTDFLPEVQTLSKVHHKNLVTLQGYCQNKKCLALVYDFMPRGNLQQLLKGGDDYSLTWEQRLYIALDAAQGLEYLHESCTPSIVHRDVKTPNILLDKNLVGVISDFGLSRAFNDAHTHISTVAAGTLGYLDPEYHATFQLTVKTDVYSFGIVLLEIITGQSPVFMDPQTVHLPNWVRQKIAKGSIHDVVDKRLLDQYDASSLQGAVDLALNCVENAAIDRPTMTEVVSRLKTWLPAVSSDKQSTSGTPRRKYSMNTEMPKQFKLMISGVSDAESSFQSSGYTDGNGMSQATIFSGR
- the LOC109731567 gene encoding probable LRR receptor-like serine/threonine-protein kinase At2g28960 yields the protein MPLACNALQKSKSAMAIISSASTKLTWILAPLLVLATATIRVHGQPPSTSGFISLDCGNRNTTPYTDSSIRGIQHQSDVGFVEGGLTHQIAAVYMAGAPYESQKTLRSFPNGSRNCYTLPSTPGKKLVRALFTYGDYDGLNRTMDGSPFLFGLHIGANFWEAVNLTSWDPSSTIWKEVLTVAPGGSVSVCLINFGTGTPFVSALELRPLQDSMYPFVNSSVSISYFRRIRFGQATDFITRYPLDPYDRFWEGWSFSYNTYPWMTLNTSSPVRRLPGDNTFQVPEGILQQASTLDTNYSFFEINVAVGPNLDAKNLQLLPIFHFAEINISNQNRRFDIYSDNDLLFPDFSPSRFQADSMHENGQFLHNPTATFLLNKTRSSRLPPLINAFEVYSLVRMDNLTTDADDVNYMKEVKKHYNLARINWNGDPCSPREYSWEGLTCDYSKRNQNPRIVAVDLSTSGLKGGLVISFMNMASLENLDLSHNNLTGAIPDYQIKSLKVLDLSYNQLDGPIPNSILQRSQAGLLDLRLEGNPVCSKVKDTYCSNKKNTKSTMLIAVIVPVVLVSLLVVMCILWKLCWKGKSGDNEDYAMYEEETPLHIDIRRFTYADLKHITNDFKQIVGKGGFGTVYHGTMENGDEVAVKVLMETSIAESTDFLPEVQTLSKVHHKNLVTLQGYCQNTKCLALVYDFMPRGNLQQLLREGDDYNLTWEQRLHIALDSAQGLEYLHESCTPSIVHRDVKTANILLDKNLVGIIADFGLSRAFNDAHTHISTVAAGTLGYLDPEYHATFQLTIKTDVYSFGIVLLEIITGKPPVLMDPHTYHLPNWVRQKIAKGSIQDIVDKRLLDQYDANSLQSVVDLAMNCVESAAIDRPSMTEVVSRLKVLLPTTPSQKQYASPSSTKSMNDEMRKQFQLLISGEVNEESSSSFQSGYTSRMTQLIPLSGR